A single Ammospiza caudacuta isolate bAmmCau1 chromosome 6, bAmmCau1.pri, whole genome shotgun sequence DNA region contains:
- the FOS gene encoding protein c-Fos gives MMYQGFAGEYEASSSRCSSASPAGDSLTYYPSPADSFSSMGSPVNPQDFCTDLAASSASFVPTVTAISTSPDLQWLVQPTLISSVAPSQSRGHPYGVSAAAPTTSYSRPAVLKAPGGRGQSIGRRGKVEQLSPEEEEKRRIRRERNKMAAAKCRNRRRELTDTLQAETDQLEEEKSALQAEIANLLKEKEKLEFILAAHRPACKMPEELCFSEELAAASAATALDLGTPSPPMTEEAAFALPLMPEAPPAVPPKETGSSGLELKAEPFDELLFSTGPREASRSVPDMDLPGASFYPSDWESLTAGTSGELEPLCTPVVTCTPCPSTYTSTFVFTYPEAEAFPSCAAAHRKGSSSNEPSSDSLSSPTLLAL, from the exons ATGATGTATCAGGGCTTCGCCGGAGAGTACGAGGCTTCGTCCTCCCGCTGCAGCAGCGCTTCCCCGGCCGGGGACAGCCTCACCTACTATCCCTCTCCGGCGGACTCCTTCTCGAGCATGGGCTCGCCTGTCAACCCGCAG GACTTCTGCACCGACCTGGCCGCCTCCAGCGCCAGCTTTGTCCCTACGGTGACGGCTATCTCCACCAGCCCCGACCTGCAGTGGCTGGTGCAGCCCACTCTCATCTCTTCAGTGGCCCCCTCCCAGAGCCGCGGGCACCCCTACGGCGTCTCGGCGGCCGCCCCCACCACCTCCTACTCCCGCCCCGCAGTGCTGAAGGCGCCGGGCGGCCGCGGACAGAGCATCGGCCGCCGGGGCAAAGTTGAACAG CTGTCcccggaggaggaggaaaagagaaggatcCGCCGGGAACGGAACAAAATGGCAGCGGCCAAGTGCCGCAACCGGCGGCGGGAGCTCACCGACACGCTGCAGGCG GAGACCGaccagctggaggaggagaagtcCGCGCTGCAGGCGGAGATTGCTAACCtgctgaaggagaaggagaagctggAGTTTATCCTGGCGGCTCACCGGCCCGCCTGCAAGATGCCCGAGGAGTTGTGCTTCTCcgaggagctggcagctgccagcgcCGCTACCGCGCTGgacctgggcacccccagcccccccatGACCGAGGAGGCTGCCTTTGCTCTGCCGCTGATGCCTGAAGCGCCGCCGGCCGTGCCGCCCAAGGAGACCGGCAGCAGCGGGCTGGAGCTCAAGGCTGAGCCCTTCGACGAGCTGCTCTTCTCCACGGGGCCGCGGGAGGCCTCCCGCTCTGTGCCCGACATGGACCTGCCTGGGGCCTCCTTCTACCCGTCGGACTGGGAGTCGCTGACTGCCGGGACCAGCGGTgagctggagcccctctgcacCCCTGTGGTGACCTGCACTCCGTGCCCCAGCACCTACACCTCCACCTTCGTCTTCACCTACCCCGAGGCAGAGGCCTTCCCCAGCTGCGCTGCCGCGCACcggaagggcagcagcagcaacgaGCCCTCGTCCGACTCCCTCAGCTCCCCCACCCTGCTGGCTTTGTGA